Proteins co-encoded in one Corynebacterium tuberculostearicum genomic window:
- a CDS encoding ABC transporter ATP-binding protein, with translation MAENTTSTAESTDAGFDPMGGSAPRQAKNFWPSTKRLFSLLAPFKRSLWAVAAMNIVCIFLAVLAPKIMGKAMDVIFAGVISRNLPSNISAEQAIAGLRAEGQERFADMASAMDFVPGEGINFNHLGTLIITVIAMYIVSSGFQWWQGAILNKISMDIVFELRERVEAKVNSLPLNYFDSQQRGDILSRTTNDIDNVQQALQQALSQLFYDALLVIGITVMMFSVSWQLALIALLSLPLTGLVIGVIGSRSQRQFTTQWRSTGQLNGQVEETFSGHDLAIVFGRTEAMTEEFDKRNEELYHSAAKAQFLSGIMMPIMQFLSYLSYVAIAVLGGLRVANGHMTLGAATAFIQYSREFNQPLGQLGGMMQQVQSGVASAERVFELLDAEEQSPDTTDEDLPGRAQGLVEFQDVNFSYSEDKELITGLNLRVEPGQTAAIVGPTGAGKTTLVNLLMRFYELKGGRILIDGRDIARMPRQTLRSQVGMVLQDAVLFKGSIMENIRYGRLDATDEEVIAAAKATYVDRFVHALPDGYDTIIDQDGGAISAGERQLITIARAFLAQPALLILDEATSSVDTRTEVLVQEAMNALRADRTSFVIAHRLSTIRDADLILVMENGTIVEQGSHDDLLEAQGAYWRLHQSQFAQG, from the coding sequence ATGGCTGAGAACACCACTTCTACCGCCGAGTCCACGGATGCCGGATTTGATCCGATGGGCGGCTCCGCACCCCGCCAGGCCAAAAATTTCTGGCCCTCCACCAAACGCCTTTTCTCCCTGCTTGCTCCCTTCAAGCGCAGCCTATGGGCCGTCGCGGCGATGAATATCGTCTGCATCTTCTTGGCCGTGTTAGCCCCGAAGATCATGGGCAAAGCCATGGACGTCATCTTTGCCGGCGTCATTTCGCGCAACCTGCCCTCTAATATTTCCGCCGAGCAAGCCATTGCGGGCCTGCGCGCTGAGGGGCAGGAGCGCTTTGCGGATATGGCTTCTGCGATGGACTTCGTCCCCGGTGAAGGCATCAATTTTAACCACCTGGGCACGCTCATCATCACCGTGATCGCGATGTATATCGTCTCCTCTGGCTTCCAGTGGTGGCAGGGAGCCATCCTCAACAAGATAAGCATGGATATCGTGTTTGAACTGCGCGAGCGCGTGGAGGCGAAGGTGAACTCGCTGCCGCTGAATTACTTTGATTCGCAGCAGCGCGGCGATATTCTCTCGCGCACCACCAATGACATCGACAACGTGCAACAGGCCCTGCAGCAGGCGCTATCGCAGCTGTTTTATGACGCACTATTGGTCATTGGCATCACCGTCATGATGTTTAGTGTCTCCTGGCAGCTCGCTCTCATCGCCCTGTTGTCCCTGCCGCTTACCGGTCTAGTTATCGGCGTCATCGGCAGCCGCTCGCAGCGCCAGTTCACAACGCAGTGGCGCTCCACCGGCCAGCTCAATGGCCAAGTGGAAGAAACCTTCTCCGGCCACGACCTAGCCATCGTCTTTGGCCGCACGGAGGCGATGACGGAGGAATTCGACAAGCGCAACGAAGAGCTCTATCACTCCGCAGCAAAGGCACAATTCCTCTCCGGCATCATGATGCCCATCATGCAGTTCCTGTCCTACCTGTCCTATGTAGCCATCGCGGTATTGGGCGGCCTGCGCGTGGCCAATGGCCACATGACTCTCGGCGCTGCCACTGCCTTCATCCAGTACTCCCGCGAGTTCAACCAGCCGTTAGGCCAGCTCGGCGGCATGATGCAGCAGGTGCAATCGGGCGTGGCCTCGGCCGAGCGCGTCTTTGAGCTTCTCGACGCCGAAGAGCAATCCCCCGATACCACCGACGAGGACCTTCCCGGCCGCGCTCAGGGGCTCGTAGAGTTCCAGGACGTAAACTTCTCCTACTCGGAGGACAAGGAACTCATTACCGGTCTCAACCTGCGCGTGGAGCCCGGCCAGACCGCAGCCATTGTCGGTCCCACCGGTGCTGGCAAGACCACCCTAGTCAACCTGCTCATGCGCTTCTATGAGTTGAAGGGCGGCCGGATTCTCATCGACGGCCGCGATATCGCCCGCATGCCCCGCCAGACGCTGCGTTCCCAGGTGGGCATGGTGCTCCAAGACGCCGTGCTCTTCAAGGGATCGATCATGGAAAATATCCGCTACGGCCGCTTAGACGCGACGGACGAAGAAGTCATCGCCGCTGCAAAGGCAACCTATGTGGACCGCTTCGTCCACGCCCTGCCCGATGGCTACGACACCATCATCGACCAAGACGGCGGCGCTATCTCGGCCGGCGAGCGCCAGCTCATCACCATCGCCCGCGCCTTCTTGGCCCAGCCTGCGCTGCTAATCCTGGATGAAGCCACTTCTTCGGTCGATACCCGTACCGAGGTGCTCGTCCAAGAGGCAATGAACGCGCTGCGCGCAGACCGCACCTCTTTCGTCATTGCCCACCGCTTGTCCACCATTCGCGATGCTGACCTCATCCTCGTCATGGAGAACGGCACCATTGTTGAACAGGGCTCGCACGATGATCTTCTTGAGGCCCAAGGCGCATACTGGCGCCTGCATCAGTCCCAGTTCGCTCAAGGGTAA
- a CDS encoding DUF6114 domain-containing protein, whose amino-acid sequence MAAESSTEETQTLPAAEATGEEESKPSLWQRFRRWRNGRPFFPGLLLILSGIIIAAPAYITIRISDLLVMISTISGVSTLLIGVLLAMFGLGAWFQPATSNYVGVLGIIVAIIALPTSNLGGFIIGSLLGIIGGAFTFAWQPGEQKRRTKEAAEQ is encoded by the coding sequence ATGGCTGCTGAGTCCAGCACGGAAGAAACACAGACCCTCCCGGCGGCGGAGGCAACGGGCGAGGAGGAATCTAAGCCCAGCCTGTGGCAGCGCTTCCGCCGCTGGCGCAACGGCCGGCCCTTCTTTCCCGGACTGTTGCTCATCTTGTCCGGCATAATCATTGCCGCGCCGGCCTATATCACCATCCGGATCTCTGACCTTTTGGTGATGATTTCCACCATCTCTGGCGTATCTACGCTGCTTATCGGCGTCTTGTTGGCCATGTTCGGCCTTGGTGCGTGGTTCCAGCCGGCAACCTCGAATTATGTTGGTGTGCTAGGCATCATCGTGGCCATTATCGCCTTGCCGACGTCCAATTTGGGTGGTTTCATCATCGGCTCCCTGCTCGGCATCATTGGCGGGGCCTTTACCTTTGCGTGGCAGCCGGGGGAGCAAAAACGCCGCACCAAGGAAGCAGCAGAGCAATGA
- a CDS encoding DUF6230 family protein, with product MGKTNIIKAAVALTVGLAAFGVTGFAVAQGGLTANLALSGSFFKITMGHLDGEGFSLFVDDDQKAEEHLPVARIKLDHAKVSDLCLSVTVPKVPGVGGEATLALKAEGEGSVESDSLLVGATDVDGSLVMQDINVGIDANQLSDTADPGAWGLYSKQVSLKADDVKATSVGAQRLSAKNVGVTVRRGSDNGC from the coding sequence ATGGGCAAAACGAATATCATCAAGGCCGCGGTGGCCTTGACCGTAGGCCTTGCTGCCTTTGGTGTCACCGGATTTGCCGTGGCGCAGGGCGGTTTGACAGCAAACCTGGCCCTTTCCGGTAGCTTTTTCAAGATCACCATGGGGCACTTGGACGGAGAAGGCTTTTCGCTTTTTGTTGATGATGATCAAAAAGCCGAAGAGCACCTTCCTGTAGCGCGCATCAAGCTGGATCATGCCAAGGTTTCTGACCTGTGCCTTTCTGTGACGGTTCCGAAGGTGCCCGGCGTTGGTGGAGAGGCCACCCTAGCTTTGAAGGCCGAGGGTGAGGGTAGCGTGGAGTCCGATAGCCTGCTGGTCGGTGCGACCGACGTGGATGGTTCCTTGGTGATGCAGGATATCAACGTAGGTATCGATGCGAATCAGCTCAGCGATACCGCCGATCCTGGCGCCTGGGGTCTCTATTCCAAGCAAGTTTCCCTCAAGGCTGATGATGTGAAGGCCACCTCCGTGGGCGCGCAGCGCCTTTCTGCCAAGAATGTGGGAGTGACGGTGAGGAGGGGGTCCGATAATGGCTGCTGA
- a CDS encoding ABC transporter ATP-binding protein: MDLVRILITRSVPYTPYFIAVLVLQALSTAATLYLPSLNAKIIDEGVAQGDVNFIWRTGGIMLAVAFAQVITAIGAVWCGSRTAMGVGRDLRGEVFRHVNSLSTEDMSHFGTPTLITRGTNDVQQVQMVYMMMLNFMVTAPIMSIGGIIMAVREDAGLSWLVWVSVAVLLGTISVIISRLMPLFRSMQDKLDSINGTLREQITGIRVVRAFVREAYESERFTEENKNITRLSLNIGRLFVVMFPLITVILNVATGAVLWFGGHRVDDGLVNVGSLTAFLQYLLQILAAVMMGTFMAMMLPRAIICARRITEVLRHEPSITPPSTTTTPETSAGTVEFRNVGFSYAGADAPVLENISFTAQPGTTTAIIGSTGSGKTTLVSLIPRLYVPTEGQVLIDATPTTSLARQDIVQRVSLVPQKAYLFSGTVASNLRLGRPEATDEELWEALRVAQADFVEDLDMPISQGGTNVSGGQRQRLSIARMLVARPLIYLFDDSFSALDVATDAKVRAAMRASFAERKQPVTSIIVAQRVASIRDADQILVLDAGHIVDRGTHEELLGRCAIYQEIVDSQETAGVAGGEN, from the coding sequence ATCGATGAAGGTGTGGCTCAGGGCGATGTCAACTTCATTTGGCGCACCGGCGGCATCATGCTGGCCGTAGCCTTTGCCCAAGTCATCACCGCCATCGGCGCGGTATGGTGCGGCAGCCGCACCGCTATGGGTGTCGGCCGAGATCTACGCGGCGAGGTCTTCCGCCACGTTAATTCCCTCTCCACTGAGGACATGAGCCACTTTGGCACGCCTACGCTAATCACCCGTGGCACCAATGACGTCCAGCAGGTGCAGATGGTCTACATGATGATGCTGAACTTCATGGTGACCGCACCCATCATGTCCATCGGCGGCATCATCATGGCCGTGCGCGAAGACGCCGGCTTGTCCTGGCTGGTATGGGTATCCGTGGCGGTTTTGCTCGGCACCATCTCCGTTATCATTTCCCGCCTCATGCCGCTCTTCCGTTCCATGCAGGACAAGCTGGATTCCATTAATGGCACCCTGCGCGAGCAGATCACCGGCATCCGTGTGGTGCGCGCCTTCGTGCGCGAGGCCTATGAGTCCGAGCGCTTTACCGAAGAAAATAAGAACATCACCCGCCTGTCCTTGAACATCGGCCGGCTTTTCGTGGTGATGTTCCCGCTTATTACGGTGATCCTCAATGTGGCCACGGGCGCGGTGCTGTGGTTTGGCGGTCATCGCGTGGATGATGGGTTGGTTAACGTCGGCTCGCTCACGGCTTTCCTGCAGTACTTGCTCCAGATTCTGGCGGCAGTCATGATGGGCACTTTCATGGCGATGATGTTGCCGCGCGCCATCATCTGTGCGCGCCGTATCACCGAGGTGCTCCGCCATGAACCATCCATTACCCCACCCAGCACCACGACCACCCCAGAGACCTCTGCGGGCACGGTGGAATTCCGCAACGTGGGCTTTTCCTATGCTGGTGCGGATGCGCCGGTGCTAGAAAATATCTCCTTTACCGCCCAGCCCGGCACTACGACCGCCATTATCGGTTCGACGGGCTCGGGCAAAACCACCCTGGTTTCCCTCATCCCGCGCTTGTACGTCCCCACCGAAGGCCAAGTGCTTATCGACGCCACCCCTACCACCTCCCTTGCCCGCCAGGACATCGTCCAGCGCGTGTCCCTTGTTCCACAAAAGGCCTACCTATTTAGCGGCACGGTGGCCTCCAACCTGCGGCTCGGACGGCCCGAAGCCACCGATGAAGAGCTCTGGGAGGCACTGCGCGTAGCCCAAGCAGACTTCGTTGAGGACCTAGATATGCCTATCTCTCAAGGCGGCACGAATGTCTCCGGCGGCCAGCGCCAGCGCCTGTCCATCGCGCGCATGCTTGTCGCTCGCCCTCTGATCTACCTCTTTGATGATTCCTTTTCCGCGCTGGACGTGGCTACCGATGCCAAGGTGCGGGCGGCAATGCGCGCCTCCTTTGCCGAGCGTAAACAGCCGGTGACCAGCATTATCGTCGCCCAGCGCGTGGCGTCCATACGCGATGCGGACCAAATTCTGGTGCTGGACGCCGGCCACATCGTTGACCGCGGCACACACGAGGAGCTCCTCGGCCGCTGCGCGATCTATCAAGAAATCGTTGATTCCCAAGAAACCGCCGGTGTTGCAGGAGGCGAAAACTAA